One stretch of Methanoregula sp. DNA includes these proteins:
- a CDS encoding type II toxin-antitoxin system HicB family antitoxin, which produces MHYTIILDAQADGGYTARCVELSKALGRGSTQGEALASIRASIERVHDARCEVLHKTMGAVNSEIIRIEVADTA; this is translated from the coding sequence ATGCACTACACCATCATCCTCGATGCTCAGGCAGATGGCGGATATACCGCCCGGTGCGTTGAGTTATCGAAGGCTCTTGGACGGGGCAGCACACAGGGTGAAGCACTCGCCAGTATTCGTGCATCCATCGAACGGGTGCATGATGCCCGCTGTGAAGTCCTGCACAAGACCATGGGTGCAGTCAACTCAGAGATCATCAGGATCGAAGTAGCTGACACTGCGTAA
- a CDS encoding DUF6125 family protein, translating to MTRAEEHLLTRELADAAKNWLAIDGLWFQAVEQEYGMETALEMDRRVWEQFSVIEARRILTRLDLPRGGGLDALETALKNRLFHLINEQQIVRPDNNTLILTMRTCRVHAARERKKMPRFPCKSIGLVDFPLFAREIDMRIATECISCPPESLPGIPYCSWKFTLLSSSTT from the coding sequence ATGACCCGTGCAGAAGAGCACCTGCTAACAAGAGAACTTGCGGATGCAGCGAAGAACTGGCTGGCAATCGACGGGCTCTGGTTCCAGGCAGTAGAGCAGGAATACGGGATGGAGACTGCGCTTGAGATGGACCGCCGTGTCTGGGAGCAGTTTTCAGTTATTGAAGCGCGGAGGATTCTTACACGGCTGGATCTTCCCCGGGGGGGCGGACTGGATGCTCTTGAAACTGCATTGAAGAACCGGCTGTTTCATCTCATCAACGAACAGCAGATCGTGCGTCCCGATAACAATACTCTCATCCTCACGATGAGGACCTGCCGGGTGCATGCAGCCCGCGAGCGTAAGAAGATGCCACGCTTCCCGTGCAAATCCATAGGGCTTGTGGATTTTCCCCTCTTTGCCCGGGAGATCGATATGCGGATCGCAACCGAGTGCATTTCGTGTCCTCCGGAATCGCTGCCCGGTATCCCGTACTGCTCGTGGAAATTTACTCTTTTAAGCAGTAGCACCACATGA
- a CDS encoding site-specific DNA-methyltransferase, whose protein sequence is MKSGFFYKNGQAAIINEDLFTTRAIAPASIDLVITSPPYNVDIKYNSHDDQITYDDYLAFSKRWMKRCYGWMKDDGRFCLNIPLDKNKGGQQSVGADLTTIAKKCGFAYHSTIVWNEGNISRRTAWGSWLSASAPYVIAPVELIVVLYKKSWKKTSGSRESDISREEFMEWTNGLWTFNGERKTKIGHPAPFPVELPLRCMKLFSFVNDTVLDPFMGSGSTLVAASRCNRQGVGIEIDSRYCEIAAERIEKECKLD, encoded by the coding sequence GTGAAGAGCGGTTTTTTTTATAAGAACGGGCAGGCAGCCATCATCAACGAAGATCTTTTCACCACCCGGGCAATCGCGCCGGCAAGTATCGACCTTGTCATAACGTCGCCACCCTACAATGTGGATATCAAATACAACAGCCATGATGACCAGATCACGTATGATGATTATCTCGCGTTCTCAAAGCGCTGGATGAAGCGCTGTTATGGCTGGATGAAAGACGATGGCCGGTTCTGCCTCAATATCCCGCTCGACAAAAACAAGGGCGGCCAGCAGAGCGTGGGGGCTGACCTGACAACAATCGCAAAGAAATGCGGGTTTGCATATCATTCAACCATTGTCTGGAACGAGGGAAACATCTCACGCCGGACGGCGTGGGGTTCATGGTTGAGTGCATCGGCACCCTACGTGATCGCACCCGTTGAACTGATCGTGGTCCTCTACAAAAAATCGTGGAAGAAGACAAGCGGGTCGCGTGAATCTGACATCAGCCGCGAGGAGTTCATGGAGTGGACCAACGGGCTCTGGACATTCAATGGCGAGCGCAAGACAAAGATCGGCCACCCTGCCCCGTTTCCCGTAGAACTGCCACTCCGGTGCATGAAACTGTTCTCATTTGTCAACGACACCGTGCTCGATCCGTTCATGGGCAGCGGATCAACTCTTGTTGCTGCATCCCGGTGCAACCGGCAGGGTGTAGGAATCGAGATCGATTCCCGCTATTGTGAGATTGCAGCAGAGCGGATAGAGAAAGAATGCAAGCTTGATTAG
- a CDS encoding DUF2124 domain-containing protein → MVTKESFRSVPGILRPFKEYLLSLKLAEGDQIVYYGCVGTCSPFVELLAMAMRGLRLEQVFVPLLEESKAKKIVEIPDVGMQVSGGPAQLHPRVIVIMGGLAMPNMPLAKEDVQALIQRHGPVNVVGVCFMSMFEKAGWLDTVSFDLLIDATIDPVTVTRK, encoded by the coding sequence ATGGTTACAAAGGAGAGTTTCAGGAGTGTACCCGGTATCCTCCGCCCTTTTAAGGAATACCTGCTATCACTGAAACTTGCAGAAGGCGACCAGATCGTATATTACGGATGTGTAGGTACCTGTTCGCCGTTTGTCGAACTGCTGGCGATGGCTATGCGGGGATTGCGCCTTGAACAGGTATTTGTCCCGCTTCTTGAAGAGTCCAAGGCAAAGAAAATTGTCGAAATTCCCGATGTCGGCATGCAGGTGAGCGGGGGTCCTGCCCAGCTGCATCCCCGGGTAATAGTGATTATGGGCGGGCTTGCTATGCCGAACATGCCACTGGCTAAAGAGGATGTGCAGGCGCTCATTCAGCGGCATGGCCCGGTCAATGTTGTCGGGGTCTGTTTCATGAGCATGTTTGAGAAAGCCGGCTGGCTGGATACCGTTTCCTTTGATCTGTTGATCGATGCAACAATCGATCCTGTTACGGTAACAAGAAAATGA
- the frhB gene encoding coenzyme F420 hydrogenase subunit beta, with protein sequence MGAELGNYKSCVSARSTDKEILKHAQDGGIVTQLFGFALDEGIIDGAIVAATKEFAAKYPSKVMADNSNFDMIEPWRPIPAIVNTRAEMIAAAGTKYNISPNVSMIKEATRSFGLDKVGIVGTPCQMQAIRKLQLYPVGARDVGASIALAVGIFCMENFPYQSILQLVEDHAAMKMESVKKMEIGKGKFWVYGKRGQVVQLPLKVTHKYEQPGCKVCLDYVANLGDISTGSVGSPDGWSTVMVRSKIGDSVWAKAMAAGCFETQPIEKVKPGLELVTKLANEKISKNKKNLEERAVFGTGKGLRNPYI encoded by the coding sequence ATGGGAGCAGAACTCGGAAATTACAAATCATGCGTCTCAGCACGAAGCACCGACAAGGAGATTCTCAAGCACGCACAGGATGGCGGTATCGTCACCCAGCTGTTTGGATTCGCACTTGATGAGGGCATCATTGACGGCGCGATTGTTGCAGCCACCAAGGAATTCGCGGCAAAGTACCCGTCGAAAGTCATGGCTGACAACTCGAACTTCGATATGATCGAGCCATGGAGACCAATTCCGGCAATTGTCAACACAAGGGCAGAAATGATTGCCGCAGCCGGAACCAAGTACAACATCAGCCCGAACGTTTCGATGATCAAGGAAGCAACCCGCAGCTTCGGTCTCGACAAGGTCGGTATCGTTGGAACCCCCTGCCAGATGCAGGCAATCAGGAAACTCCAGCTGTACCCCGTTGGGGCCCGTGATGTCGGCGCCAGCATCGCTCTTGCAGTCGGTATCTTCTGCATGGAGAACTTCCCGTACCAGTCCATCCTCCAGCTCGTGGAAGACCACGCAGCCATGAAGATGGAATCCGTCAAGAAGATGGAGATCGGTAAGGGCAAGTTCTGGGTATACGGCAAGCGCGGACAGGTAGTCCAGCTGCCACTCAAAGTGACCCACAAATACGAGCAGCCCGGATGCAAAGTATGTCTTGACTATGTTGCAAACCTCGGTGACATCTCCACCGGATCTGTCGGCAGCCCCGATGGATGGTCAACCGTCATGGTCAGGTCCAAGATCGGAGACTCGGTCTGGGCAAAGGCAATGGCAGCAGGTTGCTTCGAGACCCAGCCGATCGAAAAGGTCAAGCCAGGTCTTGAACTCGTAACCAAGCTTGCAAACGAGAAGATCTCAAAGAACAAGAAGAATCTCGAAGAGCGGGCAGTGTTCGGTACCGGCAAGGGACTCCGGAACCCCTACATCTAA
- the frhG gene encoding coenzyme F420 hydrogenase subunit gamma, giving the protein MADKITVGYTHLSGCTGCTVALADNYAGLLTLLDKYVDLKYMPTLADARHIQKVDVSFVEGSVCINDKLAVAEIKETREKSAVVVALGGCACYGNITRFCRGGQQNQPAQEAFLPIGDLIKVDVYIPGCAPSPQLIRNVAVAAYLLLKGSPEQKALATAYLKPLMMAADRGTSACFCDLMTNVINQGLCMGCGSCAAACPVRAITHEYGKPQGERDLCIKCGACYNQCPRSWFSFDVVSAYESINETIMAALQ; this is encoded by the coding sequence GTGGCAGACAAAATTACAGTGGGCTATACACACCTGAGTGGGTGTACCGGTTGTACAGTTGCCTTAGCAGACAACTATGCCGGATTGTTAACGCTCCTCGACAAATACGTCGACCTTAAGTACATGCCAACACTTGCAGATGCAAGGCACATTCAGAAGGTTGATGTTTCATTCGTTGAGGGTTCAGTCTGTATTAACGACAAACTCGCAGTAGCAGAGATCAAGGAAACCCGTGAAAAGTCAGCAGTGGTAGTGGCACTCGGTGGCTGCGCCTGTTACGGCAACATCACCCGGTTCTGCCGCGGTGGTCAGCAGAACCAGCCGGCACAAGAGGCATTCCTGCCGATCGGTGACCTGATCAAGGTCGATGTGTACATCCCCGGATGCGCACCGTCACCCCAGCTGATCAGGAACGTAGCCGTTGCAGCATACCTGCTCTTAAAGGGATCCCCCGAACAGAAGGCTCTTGCAACTGCATACTTAAAGCCCCTCATGATGGCAGCAGACAGGGGAACCAGTGCCTGCTTCTGCGACCTGATGACCAACGTCATCAACCAGGGCCTGTGCATGGGATGCGGCAGCTGTGCGGCAGCCTGCCCGGTTCGTGCTATTACTCACGAGTACGGCAAGCCCCAGGGTGAGCGCGACCTGTGCATCAAGTGCGGTGCGTGCTACAACCAGTGCCCACGGAGCTGGTTCAGCTTCGATGTGGTATCTGCGTATGAGTCGATCAACGAGACTATCATGGCGGCACTCCAGTAG
- the frhD gene encoding coenzyme F420-reducing hydrogenase, FrhD protein, giving the protein MLYPEIVIAGCGNPLFADDGFGPAVVEELQKLSLPDNIGVVDAGLGGPHFIFTLLNPEETKRLIIIDIADFGAEPGSIAKFRIEDLPPGSYRDAHSWDLTEPLERIKDQIDITVIGCQPKRVTDPDMEIGISDEVSQAIPKTVRIVLDMIGVDYGTTRQCLQEERQRGTPETCGSTENR; this is encoded by the coding sequence ATGCTGTATCCAGAGATCGTGATCGCAGGGTGTGGAAACCCCCTGTTTGCCGATGACGGGTTCGGACCCGCTGTCGTAGAAGAGTTGCAAAAACTCTCACTTCCCGACAATATAGGTGTAGTTGATGCGGGCCTTGGCGGCCCTCATTTTATTTTTACCCTGTTGAATCCGGAAGAGACGAAACGACTCATCATTATCGATATCGCGGATTTTGGCGCGGAACCTGGCTCAATCGCAAAGTTCCGTATCGAAGATCTGCCCCCGGGCAGTTACCGCGATGCACATTCCTGGGATCTCACTGAACCGCTGGAGCGGATCAAAGACCAGATCGATATCACGGTTATCGGATGCCAGCCTAAACGCGTTACTGATCCCGATATGGAAATCGGGATTTCCGATGAAGTTTCTCAGGCCATTCCAAAGACGGTACGAATTGTACTGGATATGATTGGTGTTGATTATGGGACTACTAGACAGTGTCTTCAAGAAGAACGTCAGCGCGGAACCCCAGAAACCTGTGGCTCCACAGAAAACCGCTGA
- the frhA gene encoding coenzyme F420 hydrogenase subunit alpha, translating to MSKVVEISPTTRHEGHSKLVLKVNDQGIIETGNWCSITPVRGVEKLAIGKTPEQVPKIASRVCGICPIAHNLAATEAMEASIKCEIPKDALMLRHILQLANRCHSIALHDILILPDLYLPGTETKINPFTAEEPVRTVAKRIQRLREIGQTIGQIAGGEAIHPSNTRVGGMYRNCSELAKIKMYDLAKEGLALAKPQMDLMIAILRNYQAREHVDVGGMKVALPKTLGYHNQGYLATHAFYGSSSLDECPSWDINRFKEVRPWDWYMGEMEVSLEEPKYPIGGTTKLGTKVNPQMEACTGIPMYDGQPVEVGPRARLAVYKGYDEKGTVGQNIAREMEYTDCFYEMIDCIDALNPNGKVVADYIPDGDGSLGWASNEAPRGTDVHITRVKDWKVQYFSMLVPTTWNFATCSAALTGAPWQLAEVIMRGYDPCVSCATHMIVIDEENRIVAQKLIE from the coding sequence TTGTCGAAAGTTGTAGAGATTTCCCCAACCACAAGACATGAGGGACACTCAAAGTTGGTCTTGAAGGTTAACGACCAAGGCATCATCGAAACGGGTAACTGGTGTTCCATAACCCCGGTGAGGGGAGTTGAAAAACTCGCCATCGGAAAGACCCCCGAGCAGGTGCCCAAGATCGCATCCCGTGTCTGTGGTATTTGTCCGATTGCCCACAACCTGGCAGCTACCGAAGCAATGGAAGCATCCATCAAGTGTGAGATCCCCAAGGACGCACTGATGCTCCGTCACATCCTTCAGCTGGCTAACCGGTGTCACAGCATTGCACTGCATGATATCCTGATCCTTCCTGACCTGTATTTACCAGGCACCGAGACCAAGATCAACCCGTTCACCGCAGAAGAGCCGGTACGCACCGTTGCAAAGCGTATCCAGCGTCTCCGTGAGATCGGTCAGACCATTGGTCAGATTGCCGGTGGCGAAGCAATCCACCCGAGTAACACCCGTGTCGGTGGTATGTACCGGAACTGCTCAGAACTGGCAAAGATCAAGATGTACGACCTTGCCAAGGAAGGACTTGCTCTTGCAAAGCCCCAGATGGATCTCATGATCGCCATCCTCCGCAACTACCAGGCGCGGGAGCATGTGGATGTCGGCGGCATGAAGGTTGCTCTGCCCAAGACCCTCGGTTACCACAACCAGGGCTACCTTGCAACCCACGCATTCTACGGCAGTTCAAGCCTTGACGAATGCCCCAGCTGGGACATCAACCGTTTCAAGGAAGTCCGGCCATGGGACTGGTATATGGGTGAGATGGAAGTCTCACTCGAAGAGCCAAAGTACCCCATTGGTGGAACCACCAAGCTCGGTACCAAGGTCAACCCCCAGATGGAAGCCTGCACCGGCATCCCGATGTACGACGGCCAGCCCGTTGAAGTCGGTCCCCGTGCACGTCTCGCAGTCTACAAAGGCTACGATGAGAAAGGCACCGTCGGGCAGAACATTGCCCGTGAGATGGAGTACACCGATTGTTTCTATGAGATGATCGACTGCATTGACGCACTTAACCCGAACGGAAAAGTCGTTGCAGACTACATCCCTGACGGCGATGGTTCACTCGGCTGGGCATCCAACGAAGCCCCCCGTGGAACTGATGTCCACATTACCCGTGTCAAGGACTGGAAGGTCCAGTACTTCTCCATGCTGGTTCCGACCACCTGGAACTTTGCAACCTGCAGCGCGGCACTCACCGGTGCACCCTGGCAGCTTGCCGAAGTGATCATGCGCGGGTATGACCCCTGTGTATCATGTGCAACCCACATGATCGTGATTGATGAGGAAAACCGGATAGTAGCCCAGAAACTCATCGAGTGA
- the mptA gene encoding GTP cyclohydrolase MptA, with product MTNTKPTDQNTDRTFNRELPDVQASFPDVRINLTRVGVKNVKKLVEVHRHDKRPVIFISNFDVYVDLPGNLKGANLSRNFEVIDEVLQQAIDGDVNEIEKLCSVVARKLLDRHEYADRTEVFMRSEFMVKRETPVSHTVCHEVVKVHARAIARRTFREPIVRKSIGAEVTGMTACPCAQNIMKERAMRVLQGLNVDKHSIDAFFSEVPMATHNQRGKGFLCIETDDDQHVDLAKIISILKDSMSSGIYELLKRGDEGHVVLAAHKNPRFVEDCVRQMAKKVLTEFEYLAGDSVIIIKQTNEESIHQHDAYAERRATIAELVDEMNGESRNTDG from the coding sequence ATGACTAATACTAAACCCACAGACCAGAATACGGACAGAACTTTCAACAGGGAACTCCCCGATGTGCAGGCGTCTTTTCCTGATGTCCGCATTAACCTCACACGGGTCGGCGTTAAAAACGTAAAAAAGCTGGTTGAAGTGCACCGGCACGATAAACGTCCGGTCATTTTTATTTCCAATTTTGATGTCTATGTCGATCTGCCCGGAAACTTAAAAGGAGCGAACCTTTCACGGAATTTTGAAGTAATCGATGAGGTGCTCCAGCAGGCAATTGACGGGGACGTAAACGAGATTGAGAAACTCTGCAGCGTGGTTGCCAGAAAATTACTCGACCGGCACGAATATGCTGACAGGACAGAAGTATTCATGCGCAGCGAGTTCATGGTCAAGCGTGAGACACCGGTAAGCCATACGGTCTGTCATGAAGTAGTAAAAGTTCATGCACGGGCGATAGCACGCCGTACATTCCGGGAGCCAATCGTCAGAAAGAGCATTGGAGCAGAAGTAACCGGAATGACCGCCTGCCCCTGTGCCCAGAACATTATGAAAGAACGGGCAATGCGGGTATTGCAGGGTCTCAATGTTGACAAGCACAGCATCGATGCATTCTTTTCTGAAGTTCCCATGGCAACCCACAACCAGCGCGGAAAGGGATTTCTCTGTATAGAGACCGATGATGATCAGCATGTTGATCTTGCAAAGATCATCAGTATCCTCAAAGATTCAATGAGCTCCGGTATATACGAACTATTGAAACGAGGGGATGAGGGTCATGTCGTGCTTGCCGCGCATAAAAATCCCCGGTTTGTTGAAGACTGCGTCCGGCAGATGGCCAAGAAAGTGCTTACGGAGTTTGAGTATCTTGCCGGCGACTCTGTCATTATTATCAAGCAGACCAATGAGGAAAGCATTCACCAGCACGATGCCTATGCCGAACGAAGGGCCACCATTGCCGAATTAGTCGATGAAATGAACGGCGAAAGCAGAAATACTGATGGATAA
- the ilvC gene encoding ketol-acid reductoisomerase → MMEKYYEADADIGVLKGKRIAVIGYGSQGRGQSLNLKDSGLDVVIGLRKGKSWDAASKDGMKVMTVAEAVKKADIIQILLPDEHQGAVFRAEILPHLTPKKCLMFSHGFNIHFGQITPPSTVDVIMVAPKGPGFMVRRQYEEGKGVPALIAIHQDYTGNAHKIALAYAKGIGATRAVVLETSFREETETDLFGEQAVLCGGMTSLIKAGFETLVNAGYSPEMAYLEVLHETKLIVDLIYEGGLTNMRKYISNTAQYGDLTRGPRVIGEESYIAMEEILEEIQSGKFAREWMLENMVNRPVFNALTASDEDHLIEEVGREVRAMMPQFRKDEVKKPVKPAVKKVVKAPARKK, encoded by the coding sequence ATGATGGAAAAATACTATGAGGCGGACGCGGATATCGGTGTGCTGAAAGGCAAGCGCATCGCTGTTATCGGCTATGGTTCGCAGGGACGCGGACAATCGTTGAACTTAAAAGACAGCGGGCTTGATGTGGTTATCGGCCTGCGCAAAGGCAAGAGCTGGGATGCTGCAAGCAAGGATGGCATGAAAGTGATGACGGTCGCAGAGGCCGTCAAGAAAGCAGATATCATCCAGATCCTCTTACCCGATGAGCATCAGGGTGCAGTTTTCCGTGCAGAAATCCTCCCGCACCTTACCCCGAAAAAATGCCTGATGTTCTCGCATGGATTCAATATCCACTTCGGCCAGATTACACCCCCGTCAACCGTAGATGTGATCATGGTCGCGCCAAAGGGCCCTGGTTTTATGGTGCGCCGCCAGTATGAGGAAGGCAAAGGAGTCCCCGCGCTCATAGCGATACACCAGGATTACACGGGCAATGCGCACAAGATCGCGCTTGCGTACGCAAAAGGTATCGGAGCAACCCGGGCGGTCGTTCTCGAGACCTCGTTCCGTGAGGAGACCGAGACTGATCTGTTCGGTGAACAGGCAGTTCTTTGTGGCGGTATGACATCGTTAATCAAAGCGGGATTTGAGACGCTTGTTAATGCCGGTTATTCCCCTGAAATGGCATATCTCGAAGTACTTCACGAGACAAAACTCATTGTTGACCTGATCTATGAAGGCGGGCTGACAAACATGCGCAAGTACATCAGCAACACTGCGCAGTATGGCGATCTCACAAGGGGACCTCGTGTTATCGGAGAGGAAAGTTATATCGCGATGGAGGAGATTCTTGAAGAGATCCAGAGTGGCAAGTTTGCCCGCGAATGGATGCTTGAGAATATGGTAAACCGTCCGGTCTTCAACGCGCTCACTGCATCTGATGAGGACCATCTTATCGAGGAAGTAGGCAGGGAAGTCCGCGCGATGATGCCCCAGTTCAGGAAAGACGAGGTAAAGAAACCCGTAAAACCTGCCGTGAAAAAAGTGGTGAAAGCACCAGCCCGCAAGAAATAA
- a CDS encoding NAD(P)H-dependent oxidoreductase: MKICIIYHSETGNTRHVAQHLSSAFDSKLVEINDVAPHSRLTRFLVWCKMARGEELTKTDPESVDVSDFDLIVFGSPVWAFKPTPAIHTAIVNLKGCMGKPAVAYSTHGGKPGQTDETFKKWIEARGMVLAAVTNINQKDIENVKKNKDLVALVSSAMKV; the protein is encoded by the coding sequence ATGAAGATCTGCATCATTTATCACAGCGAGACTGGCAACACCCGTCATGTTGCCCAGCACTTATCCTCAGCATTTGATTCAAAACTCGTGGAAATTAATGATGTCGCACCCCATTCGCGACTCACGCGATTCCTTGTCTGGTGTAAGATGGCACGCGGTGAAGAGCTGACAAAGACTGATCCCGAATCCGTTGATGTATCGGATTTTGATCTGATCGTATTCGGTTCCCCCGTCTGGGCGTTTAAGCCAACCCCCGCAATCCATACAGCAATCGTCAATCTGAAAGGATGCATGGGAAAGCCAGCGGTTGCATATTCCACGCATGGGGGCAAACCCGGCCAAACAGATGAGACATTTAAAAAATGGATCGAAGCACGGGGGATGGTGTTAGCTGCAGTAACCAACATCAACCAGAAAGACATTGAAAATGTAAAAAAGAACAAAGATCTTGTTGCGCTGGTATCTTCGGCAATGAAAGTATAA
- a CDS encoding translation initiation factor IF-2 subunit beta: MTDSYENLLKQAYSNITEKSESSERFVVPEAKAYVEGKTTVLENFTDIVSKVRRDQDHLMKFLLGELGTSGKIDGNRAIFNGKFEISLIKMIIKSYVEDYVICSECGKPDTRLVKDDRVMLLRCDACGSHRPVRKRKARTEPVSENLEEGQIMDVEIQSISKRGDGVVKMGRYIMYVANSKPGMKIKIKISRISGSIVFTERAEE; this comes from the coding sequence ATGACGGACTCATATGAAAATCTCCTCAAACAGGCCTATTCCAATATCACCGAAAAATCCGAATCTTCGGAACGTTTTGTAGTTCCTGAGGCCAAAGCGTACGTTGAGGGCAAGACAACGGTTCTTGAAAATTTTACCGATATTGTCAGCAAAGTCCGCCGCGATCAGGATCACCTGATGAAATTTCTCCTTGGAGAACTGGGGACGTCGGGGAAGATCGATGGCAACCGCGCTATCTTTAACGGTAAATTCGAGATCTCGCTCATCAAGATGATTATCAAGAGTTATGTTGAAGATTATGTGATCTGCTCCGAGTGCGGAAAACCAGATACCCGTCTTGTCAAGGATGACCGGGTCATGTTACTTCGCTGCGATGCCTGTGGGAGTCACCGTCCGGTAAGAAAGAGAAAAGCCCGCACTGAACCTGTATCAGAGAATCTCGAAGAAGGCCAGATCATGGATGTTGAAATCCAGTCGATCTCCAAGCGGGGAGACGGGGTTGTAAAGATGGGCCGTTACATTATGTATGTGGCAAATTCCAAGCCAGGCATGAAAATAAAGATAAAGATCTCCCGTATCTCAGGTTCGATCGTATTTACTGAGCGAGCCGAAGAATAA
- a CDS encoding DNA-directed RNA polymerase subunit L: MIVKMLELEKDKVRLVIQGQGHTFMNALVEELLTDSDIDVARYVIEFQFSDPELFVTTKGKKNPLPIIKKACKRISGNCNELIKGLKK, translated from the coding sequence ATGATTGTAAAAATGCTCGAGCTCGAGAAGGACAAGGTGCGGCTCGTCATCCAGGGGCAGGGTCACACGTTCATGAACGCCCTTGTCGAGGAATTATTGACCGATTCCGATATTGATGTCGCCCGCTACGTGATCGAATTCCAGTTCTCTGACCCGGAACTCTTCGTCACTACCAAAGGCAAGAAAAATCCCCTCCCTATCATCAAGAAAGCGTGCAAACGGATCTCCGGCAACTGCAACGAGCTCATCAAGGGCTTAAAGAAGTAG
- a CDS encoding MBL fold metallo-hydrolase — MKITLLGTGDAIGTPKVGCACPQCTHAKATGRMRLRTSLLVENEDHHLLIDSSPDLRQQLLLNGSPHIDAVIWTHGHYDHFIGFGEFYRVQNIPPVFAAPPVLNYCAEVFRFLTFDKVAIQPYEPFEIFGITATLFLVKHPTAYTCGILFETDQSRVAFTSDTNIDIPKQSLDLLQDLDLLLLDTLVPSNISIGKHMNYLEACTLAERLAPRDFRCVHMSHMIPWELPHTGRDGEIFDFP; from the coding sequence ATGAAGATCACGCTGCTGGGAACCGGCGATGCGATCGGTACACCAAAGGTTGGGTGTGCCTGTCCCCAGTGCACCCATGCCAAAGCAACCGGCAGGATGCGCCTGCGCACCTCACTGCTCGTTGAAAATGAGGACCATCACCTCCTTATCGATTCCTCTCCAGATCTCCGTCAGCAGCTTCTCTTAAACGGCTCACCGCATATCGATGCGGTAATCTGGACACATGGCCATTACGATCACTTCATCGGGTTTGGCGAGTTCTATCGCGTCCAGAACATCCCTCCGGTCTTTGCCGCACCACCAGTCTTGAACTATTGCGCAGAAGTCTTCCGGTTTCTTACGTTCGACAAAGTCGCAATCCAGCCGTACGAACCGTTCGAGATCTTTGGGATTACTGCCACACTGTTCCTGGTCAAACATCCCACTGCATATACCTGCGGCATACTCTTTGAAACCGATCAGTCACGCGTGGCATTCACATCAGACACTAACATCGACATTCCAAAGCAGAGTCTTGATCTCTTACAGGATCTCGATCTCCTGCTTTTAGATACCCTTGTGCCTTCGAACATCTCGATCGGTAAGCACATGAATTATCTCGAAGCCTGCACACTTGCCGAGCGCCTTGCTCCACGCGATTTCCGCTGTGTTCACATGAGCCACATGATCCCGTGGGAGCTTCCCCACACCGGAAGAGACGGGGAGATTTTCGATTTTCCCTGA